The Stenotrophomonas rhizophila genome has a window encoding:
- the fmt gene encoding methionyl-tRNA formyltransferase — protein MKIVFAGTPEFAVASLRAAARHQEVVGVYTQPDRPAGRGRGLMPSPVKLEAIARGIPVFQPESLKTEQAQQQLRDLQPDLMVVVAYGLILPKAVLAIPTYGCWNVHASLLPRWRGAAPIQRAIQAGDADTGVCLMQMEAGLDTGPVLLRQHTPIQAGELGGSLHDRLAELGAQVLSDGLGLLRAGLKPIAQPQPEQGVTYAHKLDKAEARLDWSQDAQVLERTVRAFNPWPIAEAQLAGERVRIHGAVALADNQGKAPGTLLAAGRDGIDIACGQGALRLRVLQREGGKAITAADYLNARRDLAVGT, from the coding sequence ATGAAGATCGTCTTTGCCGGAACGCCTGAGTTCGCCGTCGCCTCGCTGCGCGCCGCCGCGCGCCACCAGGAGGTGGTGGGCGTGTACACCCAGCCGGACCGCCCGGCCGGCCGTGGCCGCGGGCTGATGCCCTCGCCGGTGAAGCTGGAAGCGATCGCCCGAGGCATCCCGGTGTTCCAGCCCGAATCGCTCAAGACCGAACAGGCCCAGCAGCAGCTGCGCGACCTGCAGCCGGACCTGATGGTGGTGGTGGCCTACGGGCTGATCCTGCCCAAGGCGGTGCTGGCCATCCCGACCTACGGTTGCTGGAACGTGCATGCCTCGCTGCTGCCACGCTGGCGCGGCGCCGCGCCGATCCAGCGCGCCATCCAGGCCGGCGATGCGGACACCGGCGTGTGCCTGATGCAGATGGAAGCCGGGCTGGACACCGGCCCGGTGCTGCTGCGCCAGCACACCCCGATCCAGGCCGGTGAACTGGGCGGCTCGCTGCACGACCGCCTGGCCGAACTTGGCGCGCAGGTGCTGTCCGACGGCCTGGGCCTGCTGCGCGCCGGCCTCAAGCCGATCGCCCAGCCGCAGCCGGAACAGGGGGTGACCTACGCGCACAAGCTGGACAAGGCCGAAGCGCGGCTGGACTGGTCGCAGGATGCGCAGGTGCTGGAGCGCACCGTGCGCGCCTTCAACCCGTGGCCGATTGCCGAAGCCCAGCTGGCCGGCGAGCGCGTGCGCATCCACGGTGCGGTGGCGCTGGCCGACAACCAGGGCAAGGCCCCGGGCACCCTGCTGGCGGCCGGCCGCGACGGCATCGATATCGCCTGTGGCCAGGGCGCGCTGCGCCTGCGCGTGCTGCAGCGCGAGGGCGGCAAGGCGATCACCGCGGCCGACTACCTCAATGCCCGCCGCGACCTGGCCGTGGGCACCTGA
- the def gene encoding peptide deformylase, with protein sequence MAILPILEFPDPRLRTKAALIDAAEVTTPAFQELIDNMFQTMYDAPGIGLAASQVDVHKRFMVIDVSEEKDTPRVFINPEIVASEGGQVYQEGCLSVPGIFADVTRADTITVRFLDRQGVAQELTTDGLLAVCVQHEMDHLDGKLFIDYLSPLKREMVRKKLAKSRKHVA encoded by the coding sequence ATGGCCATCCTGCCCATTCTCGAGTTCCCGGACCCGCGCCTGCGCACCAAGGCGGCGCTGATCGACGCCGCCGAAGTGACCACCCCGGCCTTCCAGGAACTGATCGACAACATGTTCCAGACCATGTACGACGCCCCGGGCATTGGCCTGGCGGCCTCCCAGGTCGACGTCCACAAGCGCTTCATGGTCATCGACGTCAGCGAAGAGAAGGACACCCCGCGGGTGTTCATCAACCCGGAGATCGTGGCCAGCGAAGGCGGCCAGGTCTACCAGGAAGGCTGTCTGTCGGTGCCCGGCATCTTTGCCGACGTGACCCGCGCCGACACCATCACCGTGCGCTTCCTGGACCGCCAGGGCGTGGCCCAGGAGCTGACCACCGACGGCCTGCTGGCGGTGTGCGTGCAGCATGAGATGGACCACCTGGACGGCAAGCTGTTCATTGATTACCTGTCTCCGCTCAAGCGCGAGATGGTCCGCAAGAAGCTGGCCAAGTCGCGCAAGCACGTTGCCTGA
- a CDS encoding LysM peptidoglycan-binding domain-containing protein translates to MFERTRTVVAVAMLTVATYATAVEVNGGHPETYVVQKGDTLWDISARFLKKPWLWPEIWQANPQVKNPHLIYPGDVLSLAYLDRVVAQPGPRQEAPINAIPLSQVEPFLKQLSVVDEIDSLPYVVALEDNRLRATTGQTAYVRGLEGAQVGQRWAVVRPTVRYSLPKPTEDLTANGDVTPGSGNLWKNFVAAPSKRNEMLGYELSQLNVGTVVKVPDDKSDVTSIALQGRTDGREVRAGDRLVPVEATPYDLQFFPHAPAAQTEGLDVRVLAVTDMYLAGGPRDVIAISAGSANGIDNGTVVSLWRQGRHVAHRMKYPGSSRMDDSLTDGAGRVSLPDEYAAHAMVFRTFDKVSYALVMQGVKPVLVGYSAKHPDAQ, encoded by the coding sequence ATGTTTGAAAGAACTCGTACGGTCGTCGCCGTCGCGATGCTGACCGTCGCTACCTATGCTACCGCCGTTGAAGTGAATGGCGGGCACCCGGAAACCTACGTCGTCCAGAAGGGCGATACCTTGTGGGACATTTCCGCGCGCTTCCTTAAAAAGCCGTGGTTGTGGCCGGAAATCTGGCAGGCCAACCCGCAGGTCAAGAACCCGCACCTCATCTATCCAGGTGACGTGCTGAGCCTGGCCTACCTGGACCGCGTCGTGGCCCAGCCCGGCCCGCGCCAGGAAGCGCCGATCAATGCGATCCCGCTCAGCCAGGTCGAACCCTTCCTGAAGCAGCTCAGCGTGGTGGACGAGATCGACTCGTTGCCCTACGTGGTGGCCCTGGAAGACAACCGCCTGCGCGCCACCACCGGCCAGACCGCCTACGTGCGGGGGCTGGAAGGGGCACAGGTGGGCCAGCGCTGGGCCGTGGTCCGACCGACCGTGCGCTACTCGCTGCCCAAGCCGACCGAGGACCTGACCGCCAACGGGGATGTCACTCCGGGCAGCGGCAACCTGTGGAAGAACTTCGTGGCCGCGCCGAGCAAGCGCAACGAGATGCTGGGCTACGAGCTGTCCCAGCTGAACGTGGGCACGGTCGTGAAGGTGCCGGACGACAAGTCGGACGTGACCTCCATCGCGCTGCAGGGCCGGACCGACGGGCGTGAAGTGCGCGCCGGCGACCGCCTGGTGCCGGTGGAAGCCACCCCGTACGACCTGCAGTTCTTCCCGCACGCCCCCGCCGCCCAGACCGAAGGCCTGGACGTTCGTGTGCTGGCGGTGACGGACATGTACCTGGCCGGCGGCCCGCGCGACGTCATCGCGATCTCGGCAGGCAGCGCCAACGGCATCGACAACGGAACCGTGGTTTCGCTGTGGCGCCAGGGGCGGCATGTGGCCCACCGCATGAAGTACCCGGGCTCCTCGCGCATGGACGACTCGCTCACCGACGGTGCCGGGCGCGTTTCCCTGCCCGATGAGTACGCCGCCCACGCGATGGTGTTCCGCACCTTCGACAAGGTCAGCTATGCGCTGGTGATGCAGGGCGTGAAGCCGGTGCTGGTCGGCTATTCGGCCAAGCACCCCGACGCGCAATAA
- the dprA gene encoding DNA-processing protein DprA, with the protein MPDDLPCSTEALLRLVLAGGAPAPRRALLVRFADPAQALGAGPAAWRAAGCSPHQRALLALPDRDALARGLHWLSQPGRHLLSIETDDYPTLLRPLDPAPLALFVHGDPATLWHPAVAVVGSRTPSPTGAELAAEFAGALARSGLGVVSGLAAGVDARAHQAALDVPGGRTVAVVATGLDLTYPPRHEALQARIAERGAVVSEYPPGTVARPGQFPARNRIVAGLTLGTLVIEAAARSGALITARLAAEIGREVFALPGSVRNPRARGCHRLIRDGAQLVETPAEVVAGLTGAAASLGQALRWRLDAPNEQARSAHASASPFPLPDYQRLWNALDENPTGMDSLIQRSGLTADQLSAMLLIMELDGKVVANHGRYCRKP; encoded by the coding sequence ATGCCCGATGACCTGCCCTGCTCTACCGAGGCGCTGCTGCGCCTGGTCCTCGCCGGTGGCGCCCCGGCACCCCGCCGCGCCCTGCTGGTCCGCTTCGCTGATCCCGCCCAGGCCCTGGGTGCCGGCCCTGCCGCATGGCGCGCCGCCGGTTGCAGCCCGCACCAGCGGGCACTGCTGGCGCTGCCCGACCGCGACGCGCTCGCTCGCGGCCTGCATTGGCTGTCGCAACCCGGCCGGCACCTGCTGTCGATCGAAACCGACGACTATCCCACTCTGCTGCGCCCGCTGGATCCGGCGCCGCTGGCGCTGTTCGTGCACGGCGACCCGGCCACCCTCTGGCACCCCGCGGTGGCCGTGGTCGGCAGCCGCACCCCATCGCCCACGGGTGCCGAGCTGGCCGCCGAGTTCGCCGGCGCCCTGGCCCGCAGCGGCCTGGGCGTGGTCAGCGGGCTGGCCGCCGGGGTCGATGCGCGGGCCCACCAGGCCGCCCTGGACGTACCCGGCGGGCGCACCGTGGCCGTGGTGGCCACCGGCCTGGACCTGACCTACCCGCCCCGGCACGAAGCGCTGCAGGCACGCATCGCCGAGCGCGGGGCCGTGGTCAGCGAGTATCCGCCCGGCACCGTGGCGCGCCCGGGGCAGTTCCCGGCCCGCAACCGGATCGTGGCCGGGCTGACCCTGGGCACCCTGGTGATCGAGGCGGCAGCCCGCTCCGGGGCCCTGATCACCGCGCGCCTGGCCGCGGAGATCGGCCGTGAGGTATTCGCGCTGCCCGGCTCGGTGCGCAACCCGCGCGCGCGCGGCTGTCACCGGCTGATCCGTGATGGCGCCCAGCTGGTGGAAACCCCGGCCGAGGTCGTGGCCGGGCTGACCGGGGCGGCCGCCAGCTTGGGGCAGGCCTTGCGTTGGCGCCTGGACGCCCCCAATGAACAGGCACGGTCGGCGCATGCCAGCGCTTCCCCCTTCCCCCTCCCCGACTACCAGCGATTGTGGAACGCGCTGGATGAAAACCCAACGGGTATGGATTCATTGATCCAGCGCAGCGGATTGACGGCGGACCAGCTGTCGGCCATGCTGCTGATCATGGAACTGGATGGAAAGGTGGTCGCCAACCATGGCCGCTACTGTCGAAAACCCTAG
- a CDS encoding DUF494 family protein translates to MKESILDVLLYLFEHYFSEDADLIRDRDSLQNGLIQAGFSPTEINKAFDWLDALAEQRPAVTLARVDGPVRIFHGPELDKLDVEGRGFLMFLEQHGILDANQRELVLDRAMALDQDELDLDDLKWVVLMVLFNQPGAEAAYAWMETQMFVDEPEPLH, encoded by the coding sequence ATGAAAGAGAGCATTCTGGATGTCCTGCTGTACCTGTTCGAACACTATTTCAGCGAAGACGCGGACCTCATCCGCGACCGCGACTCCCTCCAGAACGGCCTGATACAGGCCGGCTTCAGCCCCACCGAAATCAACAAGGCCTTCGATTGGCTGGACGCCCTGGCCGAGCAGCGCCCGGCTGTGACACTGGCCCGCGTCGACGGTCCCGTGCGCATTTTCCATGGCCCGGAGCTGGACAAGCTCGACGTGGAAGGCCGTGGCTTCCTGATGTTCCTGGAACAGCACGGCATCCTGGATGCCAACCAGCGCGAGCTGGTGCTGGACCGCGCCATGGCCCTGGACCAGGACGAACTGGACCTGGACGACCTCAAATGGGTGGTGCTGATGGTGCTGTTCAACCAGCCCGGCGCCGAGGCAGCGTATGCCTGGATGGAAACCCAGATGTTCGTCGACGAACCGGAACCCCTTCACTGA
- a CDS encoding pilin, translated as MSQWFYAEGNRQQRGPLTSEELIALYQSSRIALDTLVWRDGLAQWQPLRTVADEIGLVIAPPPAVDPPLPLDAPQLEPVVPSPPRIPGFDTPAPRATGPGPATPAYASAPGYPRAAPPPKKTSGCLIIGLVVGLVFLVVIAILAAIALPAYSDYQHRARVANAVGIVSQLKNQVTEFAMSTDRCPVNADDGFQSPTSYAGDYVGAVRIGRIGEDKCGIEMEFAVPGKRALDGKMLWFEYDMQSQAWTCSSDLDTKYLPAQCRG; from the coding sequence GTGAGCCAGTGGTTCTATGCAGAAGGGAATCGTCAGCAGCGGGGTCCGCTGACATCTGAAGAGTTGATCGCGCTGTACCAGTCCAGCCGCATTGCGCTGGATACCCTGGTATGGCGCGACGGGCTTGCCCAATGGCAGCCCCTGCGAACTGTCGCCGACGAGATCGGTCTGGTGATCGCACCGCCGCCGGCGGTGGATCCGCCGCTCCCGCTGGACGCCCCGCAGTTGGAGCCGGTCGTGCCCAGCCCGCCGAGGATTCCCGGGTTCGACACGCCTGCGCCGCGCGCCACCGGACCCGGGCCGGCCACGCCCGCCTATGCCTCGGCGCCGGGTTACCCGCGCGCCGCGCCGCCGCCGAAAAAGACCTCCGGCTGCCTGATCATCGGGCTGGTGGTGGGCCTGGTGTTCCTGGTGGTGATCGCCATCCTTGCCGCGATCGCGCTTCCTGCCTACAGCGATTACCAGCACCGTGCCCGCGTGGCCAATGCGGTGGGCATCGTGTCGCAGCTGAAGAACCAGGTGACCGAGTTCGCCATGAGCACCGACCGCTGCCCGGTCAACGCCGACGATGGCTTCCAGAGCCCGACCTCGTACGCCGGCGACTACGTGGGTGCGGTGCGCATCGGCCGCATCGGCGAAGACAAGTGCGGCATCGAAATGGAATTTGCCGTGCCGGGCAAGCGCGCACTCGATGGCAAAATGTTGTGGTTCGAATACGACATGCAGAGCCAGGCGTGGACCTGCAGCAGCGATCTCGACACCAAGTATCTGCCCGCGCAGTGCCGCGGTTGA
- a CDS encoding RDD family protein has product MTEWYYADGQDRQGPLLVEDLRQRFQRGEISLTTLVWREGYPQWKPVSEAVEELQLQNLTSAASNLGSGFDLRGDYTAIDNGTAPLPGTGGGTYSPYTAPAATGGYGAAVVGGGEVVYAGFWKRYAAYFLDSIVVGIINVPVSVVFNLIGASSGNESLALAMSLVAMLSGFAIGIGYYAGFHASRGGATLGKMAVGIKVVRSDGERITFLRGVGRYFGFILSSLTLFIGFIMAAFTERKQALHDMLCDTLVVDKWAFTENAEFQERGLGTVTIVILVISGILTVAMIGLLILGFGAIAASMS; this is encoded by the coding sequence ATGACTGAGTGGTATTACGCAGACGGCCAGGACCGCCAGGGTCCGTTGCTGGTCGAAGACCTGCGCCAGCGCTTCCAGCGCGGTGAAATCAGCCTCACGACGCTGGTATGGCGCGAAGGCTACCCGCAGTGGAAGCCGGTGTCCGAAGCGGTCGAGGAACTGCAGCTGCAGAACCTGACCAGCGCCGCGAGCAACCTGGGCAGCGGCTTCGACCTGCGCGGGGATTACACCGCCATCGACAACGGCACCGCACCGCTGCCCGGCACCGGCGGCGGCACCTATTCGCCGTATACGGCACCTGCCGCCACCGGCGGCTACGGCGCGGCCGTGGTGGGCGGTGGCGAGGTGGTCTACGCCGGCTTCTGGAAGCGATACGCGGCATACTTCCTGGACTCGATCGTGGTGGGCATCATCAACGTCCCGGTCAGCGTGGTGTTCAACCTGATCGGCGCGTCCAGCGGCAACGAAAGCCTGGCCCTGGCGATGAGCCTGGTGGCCATGCTGAGCGGTTTCGCCATCGGCATCGGCTACTACGCAGGCTTCCACGCCTCGCGCGGCGGCGCCACCCTGGGCAAGATGGCCGTGGGCATCAAGGTGGTGCGCAGCGACGGCGAGCGGATCACCTTCCTGCGCGGCGTGGGCCGCTACTTCGGTTTCATCCTGAGCAGCCTGACCCTTTTCATCGGCTTCATCATGGCCGCCTTCACCGAGCGCAAGCAGGCACTGCACGACATGCTGTGCGACACCTTGGTGGTGGACAAGTGGGCCTTCACCGAGAACGCCGAGTTCCAGGAACGAGGCCTGGGCACGGTCACCATCGTGATCCTGGTCATCAGCGGCATCCTGACGGTGGCCATGATCGGCCTGTTGATCCTCGGTTTCGGGGCCATTGCCGCGTCCATGTCCTGA
- a CDS encoding DNA topoisomerase I, which produces MPKHLLIVESPAKAKTINKYLGKDFTVLASYGHVRDLVPKEGAVDPDNNFAMRYDLIEKNEKHVDAIAKAAKGADDIFLATDPDREGEAISWHIAEILKERGLVKDKPMQRVVFTEITPRAIKEAMSQPRAIASDLVDAQQARRALDYLVGFNLSPVLWRKVQRGLSAGRVQSPALRMIVEREEEIEAFIAREYWSIDAACAHPSQPFNARLIKLDGQKFEQFTVTDGDTAEAARLRIQQAAQGNLHVTDVASKERKRRPAAPFTTSTLQQEASRKLGFTTRKTMQVAQKLYEGVAIGDEGTVGLISYMRTDSVNLSQDALAEIRDVIARDYGIAALPDKPNTYQTKSKNAQEAHEAVRPTAALRTPASVARYLTDDERKLYELIWKRAVASQMIPATLNTVSVDLSAGSEHVFRASGTTVVVPGFLAVYEEGKDNKSAEDDDEGRKLPAMKPGDRVPLERILAEQHFTQPPPRFTEAALVKALEEYGIGRPSTYSSIIQTLLFRKYVEMEGRSFRPSDVGRAVSKFLSSHFTQYVDYDFTAKLEDELDAVSRGEEDWIPLMARFWEPFNQLVEEKKESVDRAEASGARELGTDPKTGKPVSVRLGRFGPYAAIGSTAEDAEDKPKFASLRPGQSMHTINLEDALELFLMPRALGEDKGEDVSVGIGRFGPFAKRGSTYASLKKEDDPYTIDLARAVFLIEEKEEIARNRIIKEFDGSEIQVLNGRFGPYLSDGKMNGKIPKDREPASLTLAEVQQLMEETGKPVRKGFGKKAAKKVVAKKAPAKKAAVKKEPAAKKAAVKKAPAKKAPAKKAATKKAATKKAAAKKAVKKA; this is translated from the coding sequence ATGCCCAAGCACCTGCTCATCGTCGAATCGCCCGCCAAGGCCAAGACGATCAACAAATACCTCGGCAAGGACTTCACCGTCCTGGCCTCGTATGGGCATGTGCGCGACCTGGTCCCCAAGGAAGGTGCGGTCGACCCCGACAACAACTTCGCGATGCGCTACGACCTGATCGAGAAGAACGAGAAGCACGTCGATGCGATCGCCAAGGCCGCCAAGGGCGCCGACGACATCTTCCTGGCCACCGACCCGGATCGCGAGGGTGAGGCGATCAGCTGGCACATCGCCGAGATCCTGAAGGAACGCGGGCTGGTCAAGGACAAGCCGATGCAGCGGGTGGTCTTCACGGAGATCACCCCGCGCGCGATCAAGGAGGCGATGAGCCAGCCGCGCGCCATCGCCAGCGACCTGGTCGATGCCCAGCAGGCGCGCCGCGCGCTGGATTACCTGGTCGGCTTCAACCTGTCCCCGGTGCTGTGGCGCAAGGTCCAGCGCGGCCTGTCCGCCGGCCGCGTGCAGAGCCCGGCGCTGCGCATGATCGTCGAGCGCGAGGAAGAAATCGAAGCCTTCATCGCCCGCGAATACTGGAGCATCGATGCCGCCTGCGCGCACCCCTCGCAGCCGTTCAATGCCCGCCTGATCAAGCTGGACGGCCAGAAGTTCGAGCAGTTCACCGTGACCGACGGCGACACCGCCGAGGCCGCGCGCCTGCGCATCCAGCAGGCCGCCCAGGGCAACCTGCACGTCACCGACGTGGCCAGCAAGGAGCGCAAGCGCCGTCCGGCCGCCCCGTTCACCACCTCCACGCTGCAGCAGGAAGCCTCGCGCAAGCTGGGCTTCACCACCCGCAAGACCATGCAGGTGGCGCAGAAGCTGTACGAAGGCGTGGCGATCGGCGACGAAGGCACCGTAGGCTTGATTTCGTACATGCGTACCGACTCGGTCAACCTGTCCCAGGATGCGCTGGCCGAAATCCGCGACGTGATCGCCCGCGATTACGGCATTGCCGCCCTGCCGGACAAGCCCAACACCTACCAGACCAAGTCCAAGAACGCCCAGGAAGCGCATGAAGCGGTACGCCCGACGGCCGCGCTGCGCACCCCGGCGTCGGTGGCGCGCTACCTCACCGACGACGAGCGCAAGCTGTACGAGCTGATCTGGAAGCGTGCGGTGGCCAGCCAGATGATTCCGGCCACGCTCAACACCGTCAGCGTGGACCTGTCGGCCGGCAGCGAACACGTGTTCCGCGCCAGCGGCACCACCGTGGTGGTGCCCGGCTTCCTGGCCGTGTACGAGGAAGGCAAGGACAACAAGAGCGCCGAGGACGACGACGAAGGCCGCAAGCTGCCGGCGATGAAGCCCGGCGACCGCGTGCCGCTGGAGCGCATCCTGGCCGAACAGCACTTCACCCAGCCGCCGCCGCGCTTCACCGAAGCGGCGCTGGTCAAGGCGCTGGAAGAGTATGGCATCGGCCGTCCGTCGACCTATTCGTCGATCATCCAGACCCTGCTGTTCCGCAAGTACGTGGAAATGGAAGGCCGCAGCTTCCGCCCGTCCGACGTGGGCCGTGCGGTCTCCAAGTTCCTCTCCAGCCACTTCACCCAGTACGTGGACTACGACTTCACCGCCAAGCTCGAAGACGAGCTCGATGCGGTGTCGCGCGGCGAAGAAGACTGGATTCCGTTGATGGCCCGCTTCTGGGAACCCTTCAACCAGCTGGTGGAAGAGAAGAAGGAATCGGTCGACCGCGCCGAGGCCAGTGGCGCGCGCGAGCTCGGCACTGACCCCAAGACCGGCAAGCCTGTCAGCGTCCGGCTGGGCCGCTTCGGGCCGTACGCGGCCATCGGCAGCACCGCCGAGGACGCCGAGGACAAGCCCAAGTTCGCCTCGCTGCGCCCGGGCCAGTCGATGCACACCATCAATCTGGAAGACGCGCTGGAGCTGTTCCTGATGCCGCGCGCGCTGGGTGAGGACAAGGGCGAGGACGTCAGCGTGGGCATCGGCCGCTTCGGCCCGTTCGCCAAGCGTGGCAGCACCTACGCTTCGCTGAAGAAGGAAGATGACCCCTACACCATCGATCTGGCCCGCGCGGTGTTCCTGATCGAAGAGAAGGAAGAGATCGCCCGCAACCGCATCATCAAGGAATTCGACGGCAGCGAGATCCAGGTATTGAACGGCCGTTTCGGCCCGTACCTCAGCGACGGCAAGATGAACGGCAAGATCCCGAAGGATCGCGAGCCGGCCTCGCTGACCCTGGCCGAAGTGCAGCAGCTGATGGAAGAAACCGGCAAGCCGGTGCGCAAGGGCTTCGGAAAGAAGGCCGCCAAGAAGGTCGTGGCCAAGAAGGCCCCGGCGAAGAAGGCGGCAGTGAAGAAGGAGCCGGCGGCGAAGAAGGCGGCCGTCAAAAAAGCCCCTGCCAAGAAGGCACCTGCGAAGAAGGCGGCGACCAAGAAGGCCGCCACGAAGAAGGCCGCAGCAAAGAAGGCAGTAAAGAAGGCCTGA
- a CDS encoding Sua5/YciO/YrdC/YwlC family protein produces the protein MNELTVDSASPALRAGGVIAYPTEAVWGLGCDPANEAAVLKLLQLKQRPVEKGMILVAADLAQLQGWVRIDALPAERRDEVLASWPGANTWILPAGPRAPRWITGEHTGIAVRVSAHPLVAALCRAWGGPLVSTSANLAGQPPARSRAGLDPNLLRDLDGLVDGATGGLDQPTPIRDALTGHVLRT, from the coding sequence ATGAATGAACTCACCGTCGACTCTGCCTCTCCCGCGCTGCGCGCCGGCGGCGTGATCGCCTACCCCACCGAAGCGGTGTGGGGACTGGGCTGCGACCCGGCCAACGAAGCGGCCGTGCTGAAGCTGCTGCAACTCAAGCAGCGGCCGGTCGAGAAGGGCATGATCCTGGTCGCTGCCGACCTGGCCCAGCTGCAAGGCTGGGTGCGGATCGACGCGCTGCCTGCCGAGCGCAGGGACGAGGTACTGGCCAGCTGGCCCGGCGCCAATACCTGGATCCTGCCCGCCGGGCCTCGCGCGCCACGATGGATCACAGGGGAACACACCGGCATTGCCGTGCGGGTCAGCGCCCACCCGCTGGTGGCGGCGTTGTGCCGCGCATGGGGCGGGCCGCTGGTGTCCACCAGCGCCAACCTGGCCGGCCAGCCGCCGGCGCGCAGCCGTGCGGGACTGGACCCGAACCTGCTGCGCGACCTGGACGGCTTGGTTGACGGCGCCACCGGTGGCTTGGACCAGCCCACCCCGATCCGCGACGCCCTCACCGGCCACGTCCTGCGCACCTGA
- a CDS encoding DUF4124 domain-containing protein, with protein MRPHPALPLYLLLLCSAPLAAQDSSVRVYRCVGSNGAVSLQDAPCRDGRQEVREMQRPRDPAPRVVRSDRDPATPAPAAPEREVRYVQVQPPQPMYECIRDDGSRYTSETSEGNPRWVPVWTSAWIPGRRPGGIHPGPGPGPGPGPGPGPRPLPPIAPMGSGSVSSSGGSLTVSGGGSRVGGSLSVGSGSTQWHSEGSAYPGTYQDVVVPAGNVLVRDQCHPLPASEVCSILRDRRWELVRRYNSALQGERDAISREQRGVDARLDRDCR; from the coding sequence ATGCGCCCACACCCTGCCCTCCCGCTCTACCTGTTGCTGCTGTGCAGCGCCCCGCTGGCGGCGCAGGACAGCAGCGTGCGTGTCTACCGCTGCGTAGGCAGCAACGGGGCGGTATCGCTGCAGGACGCCCCTTGCCGCGACGGCCGCCAGGAAGTGCGCGAGATGCAGCGCCCGCGCGATCCGGCGCCGCGCGTGGTGCGCAGCGACCGTGACCCCGCCACGCCGGCACCGGCAGCACCCGAGCGCGAGGTGCGCTATGTGCAGGTACAGCCGCCGCAGCCGATGTACGAATGCATCCGCGACGACGGCAGCCGGTATACCAGCGAAACCAGCGAGGGCAATCCGCGCTGGGTGCCGGTGTGGACCAGCGCCTGGATCCCAGGACGCCGGCCCGGTGGCATCCATCCCGGCCCTGGCCCTGGCCCTGGCCCGGGACCGGGGCCGGGACCACGCCCATTGCCCCCGATCGCCCCGATGGGCAGCGGCTCGGTCAGCTCCAGTGGCGGCTCGCTGACCGTTTCCGGCGGCGGCTCACGGGTTGGCGGCAGCCTCTCCGTCGGCAGCGGCAGTACCCAGTGGCACAGCGAAGGGTCGGCGTACCCGGGCACCTACCAGGACGTGGTGGTTCCGGCCGGCAACGTGCTGGTGCGCGACCAGTGCCACCCGTTGCCCGCCAGCGAAGTGTGTTCGATCCTGCGTGACCGCCGCTGGGAGCTGGTGCGGCGCTACAACAGCGCGCTGCAGGGCGAGCGCGATGCGATCAGCCGCGAGCAGCGTGGCGTGGATGCGCGCCTTGACCGGGATTGCCGGTAG
- a CDS encoding DUF4124 domain-containing protein — MKPYWLLLLLCVASSAVADEPIVFRCTDADDNVTVQGKPCPAGSHQVIQRMNAAPSRAEVSVSTQATPPPPAAPTVQPLSPAPMPPQVPGKAQPMERMISEAYEVPRGTAILDSANLPKPGDELPGDGPAKPPLPEIYQCQGQDGGRYLHELEPAPPTCVLLSVTALGGNTPVNAASCEVVRDTCEPLAEDQRCNAWQQRFRDARGRERFASPGTAAAAAAERERLQGVLSESNCAVPR; from the coding sequence ATGAAACCGTATTGGCTCCTGTTGCTGCTGTGTGTGGCGTCGTCGGCGGTGGCCGATGAGCCGATCGTGTTCCGCTGCACCGATGCGGACGACAACGTGACCGTGCAAGGCAAGCCCTGCCCGGCCGGCAGCCACCAGGTGATCCAGCGCATGAATGCCGCGCCATCGCGCGCGGAGGTGTCCGTGTCGACCCAGGCGACGCCCCCGCCGCCTGCCGCGCCGACGGTCCAGCCGTTGTCACCCGCACCGATGCCGCCGCAGGTACCCGGCAAGGCGCAGCCGATGGAGCGCATGATTTCAGAGGCGTACGAAGTGCCACGCGGCACCGCGATCCTGGACAGTGCCAACCTGCCCAAGCCCGGCGACGAGTTGCCCGGCGACGGCCCGGCAAAACCGCCGCTGCCGGAGATCTACCAGTGCCAGGGCCAGGACGGCGGACGCTACCTGCACGAGCTTGAACCGGCACCGCCGACCTGCGTGCTGCTGTCGGTCACTGCGCTGGGCGGCAACACGCCGGTCAACGCCGCCAGCTGCGAAGTGGTCCGCGATACCTGCGAGCCGCTGGCTGAAGACCAGCGCTGCAATGCGTGGCAGCAGCGCTTCCGCGATGCGCGCGGGCGGGAACGCTTCGCCTCGCCCGGCACGGCAGCCGCCGCTGCCGCCGAGCGCGAGCGCCTGCAGGGCGTGCTGTCAGAAAGCAACTGCGCGGTACCCCGGTAG